One Mesorhizobium loti genomic window carries:
- a CDS encoding BA14K-like protein encodes MKAVLALVAGFFLTLAVFASGLAFAAWLIVAKPAHQARPADSVSQLWTKDAQPVDKAAPGLERVAAAQPAAPDAAARVQSPEPTHTVAVAHDAGTQQARLPAAHVSWCADRYRSYNPDDNSYMSYSGQQRPCVSPYVDTTAAADQAAPAEVSYVEGAAPLLASADLSNDHVQSCFSRYRSYRPEDNSYQPYSGGPRRQCE; translated from the coding sequence ATGAAAGCGGTTTTGGCATTGGTCGCAGGCTTTTTCCTGACCCTTGCGGTCTTTGCCAGCGGGCTGGCTTTCGCCGCTTGGCTGATTGTCGCCAAGCCTGCGCATCAGGCCAGGCCCGCCGACAGTGTCTCGCAGCTGTGGACCAAGGACGCACAGCCCGTGGACAAGGCCGCGCCGGGCCTGGAGCGCGTGGCCGCCGCGCAGCCCGCCGCCCCCGATGCCGCCGCCAGGGTGCAGTCGCCCGAGCCGACCCATACAGTCGCGGTGGCGCACGATGCCGGCACGCAGCAGGCCAGGCTGCCGGCCGCCCATGTCAGCTGGTGCGCGGACCGCTACCGCTCCTACAATCCCGACGACAACAGCTACATGTCCTATAGCGGACAGCAGCGCCCCTGCGTGTCGCCCTATGTCGACACCACTGCCGCCGCCGACCAGGCCGCGCCCGCCGAAGTCAGCTATGTCGAGGGCGCCGCGCCTTTGCTTGCGTCGGCCGATCTTTCGAACGACCACGTCCAGTCCTGCTTCAGCCGCTACCGCTCCTACCGTCCCGAGGACAACAGCTACCAGCCCTATTCCGGTGGGCCGAGGCGCCAGTGCGAGTAG
- a CDS encoding DoxX family protein yields MTPNDIAAKLNGLATKYQIRDVTLLAGRLLMSFIFLHEGVTLATHFDGAAKAMAALGVGLPLFIATIALQLGAGLSVASGLLTRLGGIGLGLFCLSTALLFHTNFSSQNELLHFEKDLAIAGGMFVLAAVGAGRLSLDWLLARTLQKRERDKEMVKALLAVENEFSVDVRLPV; encoded by the coding sequence ATGACACCGAACGACATCGCCGCGAAGCTCAACGGCCTCGCCACGAAATACCAGATCAGGGACGTGACCCTGCTTGCCGGCCGCCTGCTTATGTCCTTCATCTTCCTGCATGAGGGCGTGACGCTGGCCACCCATTTCGACGGCGCCGCCAAGGCGATGGCAGCACTTGGCGTCGGCCTGCCGCTGTTCATCGCCACCATCGCGCTGCAACTGGGGGCAGGGCTCTCGGTGGCATCAGGCCTGCTGACGCGGCTGGGCGGCATCGGGCTCGGCCTGTTCTGCCTGTCCACCGCCTTGCTGTTCCACACCAACTTCTCCAGCCAGAACGAGCTGCTGCATTTCGAAAAGGACCTGGCGATCGCAGGCGGCATGTTCGTGCTGGCCGCCGTCGGCGCCGGCAGGCTGTCGCTGGACTGGCTGCTGGCCCGCACCCTGCAGAAGCGTGAGCGCGACAAGGAGATGGTCAAGGCATTGCTGGCGGTGGAGAACGAGTTCTCGGTGGATGTGCGGTTGCCGGTTTGA
- a CDS encoding TPR repeat-containing protein, translating to MKQSLLGRNALFGLLGAIAVLTVVPVATIMPAYAVDDIEGTDAPDLTTVQAKIAAKDYKGALADLRDLAQDNQQADVYNLLGFTLRKTGDFTTALTYYNKALELKPDHKAAREYLGELYVETGDMDKAKAQLASLQKLCPAGCDELSDLQKAIDTKVTQ from the coding sequence ATGAAACAGTCCCTTTTGGGCAGAAATGCCCTGTTCGGCCTGCTCGGCGCCATTGCCGTGCTGACCGTCGTTCCCGTCGCAACGATCATGCCCGCCTATGCGGTGGATGACATAGAGGGCACTGACGCGCCCGACCTCACCACCGTCCAGGCCAAGATCGCCGCCAAGGATTACAAGGGCGCGTTGGCCGATCTGCGGGACCTGGCGCAGGACAACCAGCAGGCCGACGTCTACAATCTGCTCGGCTTCACGCTGCGCAAGACCGGCGACTTCACCACCGCGCTGACCTACTACAACAAGGCGCTGGAGCTGAAGCCCGACCACAAGGCCGCCCGCGAATATTTGGGCGAGCTCTATGTCGAGACCGGCGACATGGACAAGGCCAAGGCCCAGCTGGCCTCGCTGCAGAAACTCTGCCCCGCCGGCTGCGACGAGCTGTCCGACCTGCAAAAGGCCATCGACACCAAGGTGACGCAGTAA
- a CDS encoding Zn-dependent hydrolase, glyoxylase: MFSMTRRTVLQSAAAAAAFGLAGKLEFTRPAFAETPVEPTVGFYKYTVGDIEVTAIYDGIWKKPHDPAFIKDVSVDDTKAALAKAGLPTDFMPIPLTVVVLKMGGKLIMMDAGSGVGQWQANATHLPANMAAAGIDYKAIDTIMISHFHPDHVWGLMEKGTNTPVFPNAELIVNATEYNWWTDPGRLAKLPEGRKPAGKRIAENFPKWKNWKLVEDGAEVAPGIQIIAAPGHTPGHSVYLANSGKEQLMISADTMYVPALLAPHPEWQGAYDQDGPTAIATRHKIIDRVIADNIRISGSHFPFPGTGVFVKDGSAYGFTPVQV, from the coding sequence ATGTTCAGCATGACACGCCGCACAGTGCTTCAATCCGCCGCCGCCGCTGCCGCTTTCGGCCTTGCCGGCAAGCTTGAATTCACCCGCCCTGCTTTCGCAGAGACACCGGTGGAGCCGACCGTCGGCTTCTACAAATATACGGTCGGCGATATCGAGGTGACCGCCATCTATGACGGCATCTGGAAGAAGCCGCACGACCCGGCCTTCATCAAGGATGTCTCCGTCGACGACACCAAGGCAGCGCTTGCCAAGGCGGGACTGCCTACCGACTTCATGCCCATTCCGCTCACCGTCGTCGTGCTCAAGATGGGTGGAAAACTGATCATGATGGATGCCGGCTCGGGCGTCGGCCAATGGCAGGCCAATGCCACGCACCTGCCGGCCAACATGGCCGCCGCCGGCATCGACTACAAGGCGATCGACACCATCATGATCTCGCATTTCCATCCCGACCATGTCTGGGGCCTGATGGAGAAGGGCACCAACACGCCGGTGTTCCCCAATGCCGAGCTGATCGTCAACGCCACGGAATACAATTGGTGGACCGACCCCGGCCGGCTGGCCAAGCTGCCCGAGGGCCGCAAGCCGGCGGGCAAGCGCATCGCCGAAAACTTCCCGAAATGGAAGAACTGGAAGCTGGTCGAGGACGGCGCGGAAGTCGCGCCCGGCATCCAGATCATCGCCGCCCCCGGCCACACGCCCGGACATTCGGTGTACCTCGCCAATTCCGGCAAGGAACAGCTGATGATCTCGGCCGACACCATGTATGTGCCCGCTTTGCTGGCGCCGCATCCGGAGTGGCAGGGCGCCTACGACCAGGATGGGCCGACGGCGATTGCCACGCGCCACAAGATCATCGACCGGGTGATCGCGGACAACATCCGCATTTCCGGGTCGCACTTCCCATTCCCGGGCACCGGCGTCTTCGTGAAAGACGGCAGTGCCTATGGCTTCACGCCGGTTCAAGTTTGA
- a CDS encoding ABC-1 domain protein: MRAAKRLIFGISVFCALLPTEVFAAYKCWNPAICKAVCGAEICGKISASNRDMKTLDQGGPGQLAASSGGSSSGTSSKKTYTCSNPAICIAVCGKKTCP; encoded by the coding sequence ATGCGTGCGGCGAAAAGATTGATATTCGGCATCTCGGTTTTCTGCGCCCTTCTTCCAACCGAGGTCTTCGCGGCCTACAAATGCTGGAATCCGGCGATCTGCAAGGCGGTTTGCGGCGCCGAGATCTGCGGCAAGATCAGCGCCAGCAATCGCGACATGAAGACGCTGGACCAGGGCGGGCCCGGCCAGCTCGCCGCGTCCAGCGGCGGCTCATCTTCCGGCACCAGTTCCAAGAAAACCTACACCTGTTCGAACCCGGCGATCTGCATCGCGGTCTGCGGCAAGAAGACCTGTCCGTAG
- a CDS encoding AraC type helix-turn-helix-domain containing protein — MSSPDNVIVLSTDEIADREREEAVREFYGRICMRLDLAPLEGGALHLSATTLLLPGVSVAEGKVAPMAWERTAALRQDANDDLVVSWIAGGWGFDTPSHGTVETPAGAPCIMPMDRRWRARAPNGEWTICARFARSTLEPLVRHVGDLRPDAINPATPEARLLLAYLGAVARGGMSAGLAPLAAQHIADLFAAAVGASREVSEVIAGRGVRAARIEAIKRYIEENLHKARLSAEMAARGLGISPRYIRRLFAEEGQGFSDYVMQRRLERIHRQLASPLFAARPIADLAFEAGLVEPSTFYRQFRSRYRMTPSEVRAGLAQ, encoded by the coding sequence GTGTCCAGCCCGGACAATGTCATCGTCCTGTCCACGGACGAGATTGCCGACCGCGAGCGCGAAGAAGCGGTGCGCGAATTCTACGGCCGCATCTGCATGCGGCTGGACCTCGCCCCGCTGGAGGGCGGCGCGCTGCATCTGAGCGCCACCACGCTTCTGCTGCCTGGGGTGAGCGTGGCCGAGGGCAAGGTTGCGCCGATGGCCTGGGAACGCACGGCAGCGCTGCGGCAGGATGCCAATGACGACCTCGTCGTGTCCTGGATCGCCGGCGGCTGGGGTTTTGACACGCCAAGCCATGGAACGGTGGAGACCCCGGCCGGCGCGCCCTGCATCATGCCGATGGACCGGCGCTGGCGCGCCAGGGCGCCGAACGGCGAGTGGACCATCTGCGCCCGCTTTGCCAGGTCGACGCTGGAGCCGCTGGTGCGCCATGTCGGTGATCTCAGGCCCGATGCGATCAACCCCGCCACGCCGGAGGCGCGGCTTCTGCTGGCCTATCTCGGCGCGGTGGCGCGGGGCGGGATGAGCGCCGGGCTGGCGCCACTGGCGGCCCAGCACATTGCCGATCTGTTCGCGGCCGCGGTCGGCGCCAGCCGCGAGGTCAGCGAGGTGATCGCCGGGCGCGGCGTCCGCGCCGCGCGCATCGAGGCCATCAAGCGCTACATCGAGGAGAATCTGCACAAAGCGCGGCTGTCGGCGGAGATGGCGGCAAGGGGCCTCGGCATCAGCCCGCGCTACATCAGGCGCCTCTTCGCCGAGGAGGGGCAGGGCTTTTCCGACTATGTCATGCAAAGGCGGCTCGAGCGCATCCACCGGCAGCTCGCCAGCCCGCTTTTCGCGGCGCGGCCGATCGCCGATCTCGCCTTCGAGGCGGGACTGGTCGAGCCGTCGACCTTCTACCGGCAGTTCCGCTCGCGCTATCGCATGACGCCTTCCGAGGTGCGCGCCGGTCTGGCGCAGTGA
- a CDS encoding Transcriptional regulator, AraC family, whose protein sequence is MATAGNGQEPDGALADRGVPRSVLDSAGLVPRQAIALWQENMSFFYDVRLRNGGDDRFHVHAEAFDFGEIALSSYRCVAQNFDRSRARIGRDGLDQITVQLCLRGSHGRRDGGSDEKACPGDLIVSDLAQAQSTGTSGIDSLNLTMPRRLLAPLLKAPDEHNLRVVPGNAPLTALLRGHLLSLYQAAPAMSGRDAEAVTRPTLELAAAAINSTVAEENAISVQLALSGEIRRHIDRHISGRDLAAETIAALFGISTRKLYYLFEPHGGLSRYIQEERLRRCRAELVDPGRRHEAIGEIAGRYGFVHRKSFVRAFRRAFDMTPREMRALAAEGRGLNRGHGANHSLWHWIRELR, encoded by the coding sequence ATGGCGACGGCAGGCAACGGTCAAGAGCCGGACGGGGCGCTCGCGGATCGCGGGGTCCCGCGCTCCGTGCTGGATTCAGCGGGCCTGGTGCCCAGGCAGGCCATCGCGCTGTGGCAGGAGAACATGAGTTTCTTCTACGACGTTCGCCTGCGCAATGGTGGCGACGACCGCTTCCATGTCCATGCGGAAGCGTTTGATTTCGGCGAGATCGCGCTCAGTTCGTACCGATGCGTCGCGCAGAACTTCGACCGCTCGCGCGCCCGCATCGGACGCGACGGGCTCGACCAGATCACCGTCCAGCTCTGCCTGCGCGGCAGCCACGGCCGGCGCGATGGCGGATCGGATGAAAAGGCCTGCCCGGGCGACCTGATCGTCTCCGACCTGGCGCAGGCCCAGTCGACAGGGACGTCCGGTATCGACAGCCTCAACCTGACCATGCCGCGTCGCCTGCTGGCGCCGCTTCTGAAGGCGCCCGACGAGCACAATCTGCGCGTCGTCCCAGGCAATGCGCCTTTGACGGCGCTGTTGCGCGGCCATCTGCTCAGCCTCTACCAGGCCGCGCCGGCCATGAGCGGCAGGGATGCCGAGGCGGTGACCAGGCCGACCCTGGAACTCGCCGCCGCGGCGATCAATTCGACCGTGGCGGAGGAAAACGCCATTTCGGTGCAACTGGCGCTGAGCGGCGAAATCCGCCGCCATATCGACAGGCACATCAGCGGCCGGGACCTCGCCGCCGAAACGATAGCCGCGCTGTTCGGCATCTCGACGCGCAAGCTCTATTATCTGTTCGAGCCGCATGGCGGCCTCTCCAGATACATCCAGGAGGAGAGGCTGCGCCGCTGCCGCGCCGAACTTGTCGATCCCGGCCGCCGGCACGAAGCCATTGGCGAGATCGCCGGCCGCTACGGCTTCGTTCACCGCAAGAGTTTTGTCCGCGCCTTCCGGCGTGCCTTCGACATGACGCCGCGCGAGATGCGGGCGCTTGCCGCGGAGGGCCGCGGCCTCAACCGCGGGCATGGGGCCAACCACAGCCTATGGCATTGGATCCGCGAACTCCGCTGA
- a CDS encoding amino acid adenylation enzyme/thioester reductase family protein: protein MDYGIDIAALDRDAARPGRAPETGDAQPKTGAGSAIAAHGQILTGADFARAGQPGERLDAVFEQLAETFATLPAVISEGRVWTYQELDRRANQFARLLIKRGVRPGDRVGLILDRSAETYVALLAVVKAGAAFVPLATAFPQERMALIIEDANVSLVVTIATYASRADQLPVPHVLIDSAAAEISKQSDAPLKPHKAPAPAAVEDICYILYTSGTTGRPKGVAIRHQSFVNFIRVAAASYGYRPGDRVYQGMTIAFDFSSEEIWVPFVAGATVVPAPGQMPLVGEELADFLRLHDITCMACSPTLLSSMTSDVPSLRTLLVGGEACPHNLVVRWSKPGRQILNTYGPTEATVTATMGALTPEKPVTIGAPLPTYSIVILDASLPELAEPGELGEIGIAGIGLAVGYLNRQDLTEQKFIPDFLGLPNNPSKRIYRTGDLGRINADGEIEYAGRIDTQVKIRGYRIELGEIEAVLLDQPEIAQAAVTTWEIEPGRVELVAYYAAKAGAPALSRADLAQTMKRRLPDYMVPSYLEELPAIPMTVSNKVDLRQLPKPTSTRLSADRAMVAPGNDDEIFLADALAAVLKFDAVSVEDNFFDDLGANSLLMAHFCARVRTRKEWATTSMRDIYLYPTVARLAKHLSVAEEMTTATNEPVLTRQASNFAYWSCGAGQLSFYLVYSYAALWVLDHGLDWVYDALDEPLQLYLRCVALSAGVFFGMSGFAVAAKWLLIGRWKAEAFPIWGWRYYRFWVVKTLIRSAPVVLFRGSPLYSIYLQLLGTKLGHNAVIESKSVPVCTDLISIGANTILRKESMVLGYRAQAGYIHTGPLSIGRDAFVGVGSTLDIDTSIGDGGQLGHSSSLQRGQSIPDGEHWHGSPAVPTTADYCKVRTANPYEVRRFLYEAVQLFLLFAVITPLPLLFHSYWEYVGDDYQETIGLVAIGTTVTLFGYIAVAFFAATVLPRVFSLILKPGRTYTLYGFRYWLQTVSEFSSNSRVLGLLFGDSSAIVHYMRAIGWNLNKVVQTGSNFGSNQQHDNPLLCEIGTETMVSDGLYMINVHKSASAFRLEPTRIGERNYLGNNIYYPPDGRTGDNVLLGTKVMIPIDGPLRENVGLLGSPAFEIPRMVNRDKELIAGVDEADRRQRIPFKNRHNLVTILLFMATQWVMLFATLAIWDRALNYYTEWNEVALFVAVLLTSAITIPFYIFVERASLGFGRLKPRMTTIYDVDFWRHERHWKLADSPIVRLFAGTPFRPMILRLLGVKVGKRVYDGGANLTERSLVEIGDDATLNEGCVIQAHSLEEGAFKSDFIRIGDGCTLGPSAFIHYGVVMGKGSVVDTDSFVMKGEELEPNSIWRGNPAKLHRFVEPIVEARASS from the coding sequence ATGGATTACGGTATCGATATCGCCGCATTGGACAGGGACGCGGCAAGGCCGGGCAGAGCGCCCGAAACTGGCGACGCGCAGCCGAAAACCGGCGCCGGCTCCGCAATCGCCGCGCACGGCCAGATTCTGACCGGCGCCGACTTCGCCCGGGCAGGTCAGCCCGGCGAGCGGCTCGATGCGGTCTTCGAACAACTCGCCGAAACATTCGCCACCCTGCCGGCGGTGATCTCCGAAGGACGTGTCTGGACCTATCAGGAGCTCGACAGGCGGGCCAACCAGTTCGCCCGCCTGCTGATCAAGCGCGGCGTGCGGCCGGGCGACCGAGTCGGGCTTATCCTCGACCGGTCGGCGGAAACCTATGTCGCCTTGCTCGCCGTGGTGAAGGCAGGCGCCGCTTTCGTGCCGCTGGCCACCGCCTTTCCGCAAGAGCGCATGGCGCTGATCATCGAGGACGCCAACGTCAGCCTGGTCGTCACCATCGCCACCTATGCCTCGCGGGCCGACCAGTTGCCGGTTCCGCATGTGCTGATCGACAGCGCCGCAGCCGAGATCTCCAAACAGTCCGACGCCCCGCTGAAGCCCCACAAGGCGCCGGCCCCCGCTGCAGTCGAAGACATCTGCTATATCCTCTACACGTCGGGCACCACCGGCAGGCCGAAGGGCGTGGCCATCCGCCACCAGAGCTTCGTCAACTTCATCCGCGTCGCCGCCGCATCCTACGGCTACCGGCCGGGCGATCGCGTCTACCAGGGCATGACGATTGCCTTCGACTTTTCCTCCGAAGAGATCTGGGTGCCGTTCGTCGCCGGCGCGACCGTGGTGCCCGCACCCGGCCAGATGCCGCTCGTCGGCGAGGAACTCGCCGATTTCCTGCGTCTTCATGACATCACCTGCATGGCCTGCAGCCCGACGCTGCTGTCGTCGATGACATCTGACGTGCCCAGCCTGCGCACGCTCCTGGTCGGCGGCGAGGCCTGCCCGCACAATCTGGTGGTGCGCTGGTCGAAGCCGGGGCGGCAGATCCTCAACACCTACGGCCCGACCGAAGCGACCGTCACGGCGACTATGGGCGCGCTGACGCCGGAAAAGCCCGTCACCATCGGTGCGCCGCTGCCCACCTATTCCATCGTCATTCTCGACGCTTCGCTGCCGGAGCTCGCCGAGCCTGGCGAACTGGGCGAGATCGGCATCGCCGGCATCGGGCTCGCGGTCGGCTATCTCAACAGGCAAGACCTGACCGAACAGAAGTTCATCCCCGATTTCCTCGGCCTGCCGAACAACCCGTCGAAGCGCATCTACCGCACGGGCGACCTTGGCCGGATCAACGCCGATGGCGAGATCGAATATGCCGGGCGTATCGATACCCAGGTGAAGATCCGCGGCTACCGCATCGAGCTCGGTGAGATCGAGGCGGTGCTGCTCGACCAGCCTGAGATCGCGCAGGCCGCCGTCACCACCTGGGAGATCGAGCCCGGGCGTGTCGAGCTCGTCGCCTACTACGCAGCCAAGGCCGGAGCGCCGGCGCTCTCGCGCGCCGATCTCGCCCAGACGATGAAGCGGCGCCTGCCGGACTACATGGTGCCCTCCTATCTGGAGGAACTGCCGGCAATCCCGATGACGGTGTCGAACAAGGTCGACCTTCGCCAGCTGCCGAAGCCGACAAGCACCAGGCTTTCGGCCGACCGCGCCATGGTTGCGCCCGGCAATGACGACGAAATTTTCCTGGCCGACGCGCTGGCCGCTGTGCTGAAATTCGACGCGGTGTCGGTCGAGGACAATTTCTTCGACGATCTCGGCGCCAACTCGCTGCTGATGGCGCATTTCTGCGCCCGTGTGCGCACCCGCAAGGAATGGGCGACGACGTCCATGCGCGACATCTATCTCTATCCGACGGTCGCGCGCCTGGCCAAGCATCTGAGCGTGGCGGAAGAGATGACGACGGCCACCAATGAGCCTGTCCTCACCCGCCAGGCCTCGAACTTTGCCTACTGGAGCTGCGGCGCGGGCCAGCTTTCGTTCTACCTTGTCTACAGCTATGCCGCGCTGTGGGTCCTCGACCATGGCCTCGACTGGGTCTATGACGCACTCGACGAACCGCTGCAGCTATATCTCAGGTGCGTGGCGCTGTCGGCCGGCGTGTTCTTCGGCATGTCCGGCTTTGCCGTTGCCGCGAAATGGCTGCTCATCGGCCGCTGGAAGGCCGAGGCGTTCCCCATCTGGGGATGGCGCTACTATCGCTTCTGGGTCGTCAAGACGCTGATCCGCTCGGCGCCCGTCGTGCTGTTCCGCGGCAGCCCGCTCTACAGCATCTATCTGCAGCTTCTCGGCACCAAGCTCGGGCACAACGCCGTCATCGAATCCAAATCCGTGCCCGTCTGCACGGATCTCATTTCGATCGGCGCCAACACGATCCTGCGCAAGGAATCGATGGTCCTCGGCTATCGGGCCCAGGCCGGCTATATCCACACCGGGCCGCTGAGCATCGGTCGCGATGCCTTCGTCGGCGTGGGTTCGACGCTCGACATCGACACCTCGATCGGCGACGGCGGCCAGCTCGGCCATTCGTCCTCGCTGCAGCGCGGGCAGAGCATTCCCGACGGCGAGCACTGGCATGGATCGCCGGCCGTGCCGACCACGGCCGACTATTGCAAGGTGCGGACCGCGAACCCCTACGAGGTCCGGCGCTTCCTCTACGAGGCCGTTCAGCTGTTCCTGCTGTTCGCTGTCATCACCCCGCTGCCGCTCCTGTTCCACAGCTATTGGGAATATGTCGGCGACGACTATCAGGAGACGATCGGTCTTGTCGCCATCGGCACCACGGTCACGCTTTTCGGCTATATCGCCGTGGCCTTTTTCGCCGCCACGGTCCTGCCGCGCGTTTTCAGCCTGATCCTGAAGCCGGGCCGCACCTATACGCTCTATGGCTTCCGCTACTGGCTGCAGACCGTGTCCGAATTCTCCAGCAATTCGCGTGTGCTGGGGCTGCTGTTCGGCGACAGCTCGGCCATCGTCCACTACATGCGCGCCATCGGCTGGAACCTCAACAAGGTGGTGCAGACCGGCTCCAATTTCGGCTCGAACCAGCAGCACGACAACCCGCTTCTGTGCGAGATCGGCACCGAGACCATGGTGTCGGACGGCCTGTACATGATCAATGTGCACAAGTCCGCCTCGGCGTTCCGGCTGGAGCCGACCCGTATTGGCGAGCGCAACTATCTCGGCAACAACATCTACTATCCGCCGGATGGCCGCACGGGCGACAACGTCCTGCTCGGCACCAAGGTGATGATCCCCATCGACGGCCCGCTGCGCGAGAATGTCGGCCTGCTTGGTTCGCCTGCCTTTGAAATCCCGCGCATGGTCAACCGCGACAAGGAACTCATCGCCGGCGTCGACGAGGCCGACCGGCGCCAGCGTATCCCGTTCAAGAACCGCCACAATCTGGTGACGATCCTTCTGTTCATGGCGACGCAATGGGTCATGCTGTTCGCCACGCTGGCGATCTGGGACCGGGCGCTGAACTACTACACCGAATGGAACGAGGTCGCCCTCTTCGTCGCCGTGCTCCTGACCTCGGCGATCACCATTCCGTTCTACATCTTCGTCGAGCGGGCAAGCCTTGGTTTCGGCCGGCTGAAGCCGCGGATGACGACGATCTACGATGTCGACTTCTGGCGCCACGAACGTCACTGGAAGCTGGCGGATTCGCCGATCGTGCGCCTGTTCGCCGGCACGCCGTTCCGGCCGATGATCCTGCGCCTGCTGGGCGTCAAGGTCGGCAAGCGCGTCTATGACGGTGGAGCCAACCTCACCGAACGCTCGCTGGTCGAGATCGGCGATGACGCCACGCTCAACGAGGGCTGCGTTATCCAGGCCCATTCGCTGGAAGAAGGTGCGTTCAAGTCGGACTTCATCCGCATCGGCGACGGTTGCACGCTCGGGCCTTCCGCCTTTATCCATTACGGCGTCGTCATGGGCAAGGGATCGGTGGTCGATACGGACTCCTTCGTGATGAAGGGCGAAGAGCTGGAGCCCAACTCGATCTGGCGCGGCAACCCGGCCAAGCTGCACCGATTCGTCGAGCCGATCGTGGAGGCCAGGGCGTCATCCTGA
- a CDS encoding acetyltransferase — MAERSGSTIDIRIAPVTPANSTLVTALQLAPEQLDFVASNADSLREARSDRDAQPRVIMAGDRVVGFLMYEAPHDDDEARIYRLMIDRAWQGRGYGKAALREVLKEIAGLGHIGHVSICYEPENEAARQLYRTAGFVEEGLDEDGEMIADLVLPRDGR; from the coding sequence GTGGCAGAGCGATCCGGAAGCACCATAGACATCCGGATCGCCCCGGTGACCCCGGCCAACAGCACTTTGGTCACCGCACTGCAGTTGGCTCCGGAGCAATTGGATTTCGTCGCAAGCAACGCGGACTCGCTGCGCGAAGCCAGATCCGACAGGGACGCGCAGCCGCGCGTCATCATGGCCGGGGATCGTGTCGTCGGCTTCCTGATGTACGAGGCGCCGCACGACGACGACGAGGCGCGGATCTACCGCCTCATGATCGACCGCGCCTGGCAGGGCAGAGGCTACGGCAAGGCCGCGTTGCGTGAAGTGCTCAAGGAAATCGCCGGGCTCGGCCACATCGGCCACGTCTCCATCTGCTATGAACCGGAGAATGAAGCAGCGCGCCAGCTCTATCGCACTGCCGGTTTCGTCGAAGAAGGGCTCGACGAGGATGGCGAAATGATCGCCGACCTCGTCCTGCCGAGGGATGGCCGTTGA